Genomic window (Streptobacillus felis):
ATGATTTAGGTATAAAAAAAGAAGAAAAAAATGTATATAAATATGGTATATATGGTAATTTAGGTATGGATAATGTTAAATCTGGAGAAACTAAGGTTAGTGGTATATCTGGTGCATTTGGTTTAGGTATATATGGAACATGGAGAAATAATAACTGGTATGCAGATGGATGGTTAAATTATACATATATGCAAAATAGAATTAATACAGAAGAACCTATTAATTTTGGTGTAAATGTATTTAAAGTATCTGCTGAATTAGGAACAGATGGAAATATGTATTTAGGTAATATGAGATTACATGCTAAACATTATGCACAATTTATCTATAGCTATATCTTAACTCCTAAATTAGAACAAACAAAAGATATAGAATATTTAGGTAATTCTAATTTAAGAACTAAGTTAGGTACTAACTTAACTCTTCATACTGGTAAAAAATATTTAAATCCATTTATAGACTTTAACTGGAATTATGATGTTAATTTAGTTGGGGTTAAAGTTGATGATGTTAATTATTATATAGATGGAAATAAAAATATGTTGGAATTAAAATGGGGATTAAAAGATATAGAAATTAATGGTAGATTAAATATGTGGGCTAATGCAGTTCATCGTTTTGGTGAAAGAGGATATAGAGCAAATGGCGTACAGTTAGGTATGTTATATAAATACTAATAATAAATGATGCTTTCTTTATAGGAAGTGTCATTTTTATTGTATATAAATATTAAATGTGTTATGCTTAGTTAAGGAGGATGAGAATATGAGATATTATTTAACTAGTGCTACTATCAATTTTGATGATAGATTATTGATTAAGGAAAATGGATTTATAAATGATTTAAAATTAAATATAAAGAAACCTTGCTCTTTTCTCTTTGTTGCAAATAACCCAAATAATATAGAAGAAACAGAAAAATATGCCTTTGATTTAAAAAATGCTTTAGAGGTTGAAAATATAGAAATAAATGAATTTAATATTCTTGATTCAAGAAATAAAGAAAATGTAGAAGAGCTAATTGTTTCTGCAAATTTAGTTTTTTTAGCAGGTGGACATGTACCTACACAGAATAAATTTTTTCATGAAATCAATTTAAAAAAATATATAGATAAATATGATGGTATAATAATGAGTTGTAGTGCTGGTAGCATGAATAGTGCAAGTAAAGTTTATTCTATACCAGAACATAATGGAGAAGTAAAAGATAGAGAATATAAGAGGGAGCTTGAGGGATTGGGTATTACTGAAGTTAATGTTTTACCTCATTTTGAATTTTTAAAGACCATGAGTGTGGATGGCTTAAATTTAATAGAAGACATAGCAAAAAAAGATAGTATGGAAAGAAAATTTTATTGTCTTGATGATGGGAGCTATATACTTGGTATAAGAGGAGAAATGGAAATAATAAAAGGTAGTGCATATATACTTTCTGATGAAAGATTAGAAAGAATTTCTAATATAGATGAAGAATACAAATTAAGATAGGAGTTTACTATGATATTAGAGTATTTAAAATGGCGTGGTGATTTAGATTTTAAATCAGATAAATTTAATAAAATTGATGCGTTAATACTTTCAAGACTTTCATACATACATTTTGAAGGTATAATTAAGAAAAATGAAACTATAGTATTAAAGGATGCTATTAAGCAATATTTAGATTCTAAAGATATGGAAGCAAGAACTATATGGCCATATGATGCAGATCTTGCAAAACTATTATTAAAATCAAAAAGATATTCAAAATTATTACTAAGTGATTATGTAAATAATATTAGTACTGATGAAGAGAAACAATTTTCAGCCATGGTTATTACTTTGCATGATGGTGTAAGATTTGTTTCTTTTAGAGGTACAGATGGTACAGTGGTTGGTTGGAAAGAAGATTTTAATATGAGTTTTACTAGTAAAGTTCCTGCTCAATTGGAATCAGTTGGCTATTTAAAAAAAGTTTTTGAAAAATATCCTGAAAATGTAATTATAGGGGGACATTCTAAGGGTGGAAATTTAGCGATTTATTCATCTATATTCATAGATGATGTATACAAAAAAAAGATTTTAAGAATATATAACTTTGATGGTCCAGGATTTAATAAAGAAATATTAGATGATGAAAGATATGATATGATAGTTCCTAAAATAGAAACATATATACCTAAGTCGTCTATAGTTGGCTTATTTTTAGAAAGAAAAGAAAAGGTTAAGATAGTAGGAAGTTCTGAAAAACTGATTATGCAACATGATGTTTATTCTTGGAATATTTTAGGAAAAGACTTTATTTATGAAAAAGACTTAACTTTAGATAGTAAGGTATTAAGAAATAGTGTTACTAATTGGTTGAATGTTGTTGATGAAAAACAAAGAAAAGAATTTGTAGACTTATTATTTAATGCTATTTTTGGAATGAATATGAGTATGAAGGAAATAGTTACAAGTTGGGAATCTACAGGTCAGGCACTTATAAAAACTGTAAAAGAACCCATGCTTAGGGAGATGATGTTTAAATCTTTAAGAATAATATATGATGAATATAAGAAGGAGTTTTTCAAAAAATGATAATAGAACATGTTGCTATGTATGTTAATGATTTAGAAAAGACTAAAGTTTTTTTTATAAAATATTTTGATGCTAAATCTAATGATATATATGTTAATAAAAATACTGGATTTAAATCATATTTTTTAAGTTTTTCTAGTGGAGCAAGACTTGAAATAATGAATAGAATTGATATGCAAGATGATGAAAAAGGTTTGTATAGAACGGGATTTGTACATATTGCATTTTCACTTGGAAGTAAGGAAAAAGTGGATGAGTTAACAAATATATTAAAAGATGATGGATATAATGTTATTAGTGGTCCTAGAACGACTGGTGATGGATA
Coding sequences:
- a CDS encoding Type 1 glutamine amidotransferase-like domain-containing protein; protein product: MRYYLTSATINFDDRLLIKENGFINDLKLNIKKPCSFLFVANNPNNIEETEKYAFDLKNALEVENIEINEFNILDSRNKENVEELIVSANLVFLAGGHVPTQNKFFHEINLKKYIDKYDGIIMSCSAGSMNSASKVYSIPEHNGEVKDREYKRELEGLGITEVNVLPHFEFLKTMSVDGLNLIEDIAKKDSMERKFYCLDDGSYILGIRGEMEIIKGSAYILSDERLERISNIDEEYKLR
- a CDS encoding DUF2974 domain-containing protein, which codes for MILEYLKWRGDLDFKSDKFNKIDALILSRLSYIHFEGIIKKNETIVLKDAIKQYLDSKDMEARTIWPYDADLAKLLLKSKRYSKLLLSDYVNNISTDEEKQFSAMVITLHDGVRFVSFRGTDGTVVGWKEDFNMSFTSKVPAQLESVGYLKKVFEKYPENVIIGGHSKGGNLAIYSSIFIDDVYKKKILRIYNFDGPGFNKEILDDERYDMIVPKIETYIPKSSIVGLFLERKEKVKIVGSSEKLIMQHDVYSWNILGKDFIYEKDLTLDSKVLRNSVTNWLNVVDEKQRKEFVDLLFNAIFGMNMSMKEIVTSWESTGQALIKTVKEPMLREMMFKSLRIIYDEYKKEFFKK
- a CDS encoding VOC family protein — encoded protein: MIIEHVAMYVNDLEKTKVFFIKYFDAKSNDIYVNKNTGFKSYFLSFSSGARLEIMNRIDMQDDEKGLYRTGFVHIAFSLGSKEKVDELTNILKDDGYNVISGPRTTGDGYYESLFLDLEGNQIEITI